One region of Kytococcus sedentarius DSM 20547 genomic DNA includes:
- the rpsO gene encoding 30S ribosomal protein S15 — MPGSAAQRPEESRLTTLDAAKKKSIIEEYATTEGDTGSPEVQVALLTQRIKDLTEHSRQHKHDHHTRRGLLLLVGRRKRLLRYLEATDIERYRSLIKRLGLRR; from the coding sequence GACCTGAGGAGTCACGCTTGACCACGCTGGATGCTGCCAAGAAGAAGTCCATCATCGAGGAGTACGCCACCACCGAGGGTGACACCGGGTCGCCCGAGGTGCAGGTTGCCCTGTTGACGCAGCGCATCAAGGACCTCACCGAGCACTCCCGTCAGCACAAGCACGACCACCACACCCGTCGTGGTCTGCTACTCCTGGTGGGCCGTCGCAAGCGCCTCCTGCGCTACCTGGAGGCCACCGACATCGAGCGCTACCGTTCGCTGATCAAGCGACTTGGCCTGCGCCGCTGA